In Stenotrophomonas sp. 610A2, one DNA window encodes the following:
- a CDS encoding phosphoglycerate mutase — protein MAKATLLLPARSRFPAGELPAQVAAALGRAERSLGTAGESAQLRRHFSVQPADWSAAALTRQTDAGDAAGGFWLRADPANIVPDMQGARLMAAAETLRLEQADVDTLLPALQPLFAGFGYQLDAPTPSRWYLRLPADTPLPEFAEPDVVLGDDLFSHLPNGENGRRWRALMTEAQVVLHQHPWNEQRVAQGQRAVNSLWFWGAGSLPASVHTAHAQVRSRDALVQGLAAMAGVRLGGEQSVDALVDLRQLRSLQQLARDAITPLLDALKRGELSELQLDFEDGTGYRITRGQRWRMWKKPIMTLADE, from the coding sequence ATGGCCAAGGCCACACTGCTGCTGCCAGCGCGCAGCCGTTTTCCGGCAGGCGAACTGCCGGCGCAGGTGGCCGCGGCACTGGGTCGTGCCGAGCGTTCGCTCGGTACGGCCGGTGAATCTGCGCAGCTGCGCCGTCACTTCAGCGTGCAGCCGGCCGACTGGTCGGCCGCCGCCTTGACCCGCCAGACCGATGCCGGCGATGCCGCTGGCGGCTTCTGGCTGCGCGCCGATCCAGCCAATATCGTGCCGGACATGCAGGGCGCGCGTTTGATGGCAGCCGCCGAAACGCTACGCTTGGAACAGGCTGACGTGGACACCTTGTTGCCAGCGTTGCAGCCTTTGTTCGCAGGCTTCGGCTATCAATTGGATGCGCCCACGCCCTCGCGTTGGTACCTGCGTCTACCGGCCGATACGCCGCTGCCCGAGTTTGCAGAACCGGATGTAGTGCTCGGCGACGACTTGTTTTCGCATCTTCCCAACGGTGAGAACGGACGCCGTTGGCGCGCTTTGATGACCGAAGCGCAGGTGGTCCTGCACCAGCATCCCTGGAATGAACAACGCGTGGCCCAAGGCCAGCGTGCAGTAAATTCGCTGTGGTTCTGGGGTGCTGGCAGCTTGCCGGCATCGGTACACACCGCGCACGCGCAGGTACGTAGCCGCGATGCCTTGGTGCAGGGCCTGGCCGCGATGGCCGGCGTGCGCCTGGGCGGTGAGCAGAGCGTGGATGCACTGGTCGATCTGCGCCAACTGCGTTCGCTGCAGCAACTCGCGCGGGATGCGATCACCCCCTTGCTCGATGCACTCAAGCGTGGCGAACTCAGCGAGCTGCAGCTGGACTTCGAGGACGGCACCGGCTATCGCATCACCCGCGGGCAGCGTTGGCGCATGTGGAAGAAACCGATCATGACGCTTGCTGATGAGTGA